The following nucleotide sequence is from Flavobacteriales bacterium.
TTCTTTCAAGCATTCCTCTAAACACCTCTTCCAAGATACTTACAGCCGTTTCTCTATCTATATTTTTGAGTTCCTTAAACTCAGAAAACGACTCTACCAAACTGATACTTTCCATAATTGATTTATTTAAACGACAAAATTACTTTGGCCGATTTTATTTTAAAATAAGGCAACTCTACCTCTTCTTCCTCTGTTTTACTTTTATTCTTACTTCCTTTTTTTACTCCAACTTTGAGCACAATACCGTTTTCTATATCTACAGATACAACTTCGCCTATTAGCTTTTCATCCTCAGATGTTATTATCTCGAGCATTTTACCCGTATTCTTTAGATATTGTCTCACATGTGTAAGAGGATATCCAATTCCAGCAGATGATACTTCCAGGTTATAATCGTCTAGAGCCTCTTCAAAAGTGTC
It contains:
- the rimP gene encoding ribosome assembly cofactor RimP — its product is MELIAVQKVIEDKIGSSDKFLVDLTLNATSKKIQVLIDGDQGVSIDDCVALSREIRDTFEEALDDYNLEVSSAGIGYPLTHVRQYLKNTGKMLEIITSEDEKLIGEVVSVDIENGIVLKVGVKKGSKNKSKTEEEEVELPYFKIKSAKVILSFK